AACAGATTGGCATCACACAGAGGACACGGAGGACACGGAGAGAACTTCAATCTCTCCGCTGTTCCTCTGTGTTCTCTGTGCCCTCTGTGTGAGACCTTTTCAGGGCTGATACCCGAACGATTCCCTGCGAAATGGTATGAGTCCAATCTTTTCGGAACCAGAACAATGCTCGGCAAATTGGTTATGACACCCCTCTCTGGGCGAAAATGCACAATTGATTGCGAGATCTGGTATCAGGAGGATGTGGAGCGGTTGTGGGGCAGGGTGGCAGCAGTGCCACGGAGTCAGCGGAGTCGACGGAGAACGGCACCGCCCTCCGTCGACCGCGTTGACTCCGTGTGAGGATTTTTCCGTTTCCAGAGGTGCGGGACGGCGCCGCGGCGGCTAGGTTGTCGCCGATCCGAGCCTCGTCGTCCTCCCTCCTCCTCCCGAAGAGATGTCGAGCTACTGCGACGTGGCGCCCGGGCACCCGTGGCACGGGCCCTACCACGAGCACGAGTACGGCTTTCCGCTGCGCGGCGACGCGGAGCTGCTGGAGCGGCTGGCGCTGGAGATCAACCAGGCCGGCCTCTCCTGGCTCACCATCCTCAAGAAGCGCGAGGCCTTCCACCGCGCCTTCGACGGCTTCGACGTGGACCGCGTGGCGGAGTACGGCGAGGCCGACCGCGCCCGCCTCCTGGCCGACGCCGGGATCGTGCGCAACCGGCTGAAGGTGGACGCGGTGATCGAGAACGCCCGCCGCGTCCGCGAGCTGCGCGAGTCGCACGGGTCGTTCGCCGCCTGGCTGGACGCCCACCACCCGCGCGAAAAGGACGAGTGGGTGAAGCTGTTCAGGCGCACCTTCCGCTTCACCGGCGGCGAGATCGTGGGCGAGCTCCTGCTCTCCACCGGCTACCTCCCCGGCGCGCACCGCCCCGACTGCCCCGTCTACCCGCGCGTCTTGGCCGCCGCCCCGCCGTGGACGCGAGCGGCCCCGGCCGCCCGCTGACGGAGAGCCGGAGCGGAAGAGGAGAGGGCGCCGCCGGATTTTTCCGGCGGCGCCCCCTCACTTTCGCACTCTCGCACTCTCGCACCTGGCTCTACAGCCAGAACGGGATGTAGTGCGGCGGCCGGGGCCTGGGCTTCACCAGCGGGCCCATGTCG
The Longimicrobium sp. genome window above contains:
- a CDS encoding DNA-3-methyladenine glycosylase I encodes the protein MSSYCDVAPGHPWHGPYHEHEYGFPLRGDAELLERLALEINQAGLSWLTILKKREAFHRAFDGFDVDRVAEYGEADRARLLADAGIVRNRLKVDAVIENARRVRELRESHGSFAAWLDAHHPREKDEWVKLFRRTFRFTGGEIVGELLLSTGYLPGAHRPDCPVYPRVLAAAPPWTRAAPAAR